ATGGTAATACTTCATATTTGAGTAAAGGCGCTGAAATGAATTGGAGTTTCCAGAAGGGATTCAGAGAAGCttctgatgaagatatcAAAATCAGGTTAGCAGCAGATGCAGCTATTGCAGCAGAAAAGGGTGCAAAGGTAGCTGCAACAATGGCCGATTAATGGTGATAGCAACTATGCATTTTTGGGTATATGTCTCATACcaacaaataaaagattAAGAATATACATCTaggaatatttttcttatatatatatatatatatatgggtgtattattttctgaCATTTCTCAGTCTCCGATACGACTGTGACGCCTTTTTTTGACGTGAAAAATgatctttaaaaattttCCGCGTagaaaaaatttcagaagaaaaatggaAACTCAACTCATCTCATCGCAAAACCATAGTGAcaataattgataataaagttCAATGCTATGTATGATATTATCAAAGGGATCGGTTCGATATAGAATTCATTGGTAGAAATCCAAAGTTGTATCAATATTCTCAGTGGCATAATTATACAACAATAAACGTAATGGTTAAATCAGTGAtaaagaaaggaaaatcTATCAAAGATACATCATCTccaaaggaagaaaatattcaagaacaacaacaagaagaaaatatccACGTTGTATCTTCATCTGATGAAagagaagatgaagaagcgaacaaagatattgatgacGAAATTGACGGTCTATCCGATGCACAAAGTGATAGCGAGACCACGAAACATAAGATAAAGAAGTTAGATCCAAAAAAGAAGGaacaagataataatagtaataagaagaagaatgcACTTGCTGATTATTCTAGTATCATATATGTGAGTAGATTACCACATGGGTTCCatgaaaaggaattgaGTAAATATTTCTCCCAATTCggtaatttgaaagaagtTAGATTGGCCAGAAATAAAAAGACTGGGAACTCGAGACATTATGGGTTCATTGAATTCACAAGTAAAGATGATGCAAAGGTTGCGGAAGATACCATGAATAATTATCTATTGATGGGCCATCTATTACAAGTACGTCTTTTACCGAAGGGTACcaagattgaaaaattataccAATATAAGAAGAGAGCATTCAATGATATGAAGGTGAAAAAGAGCTCTGAGCAGCTAAAGGAAAAGGCCAAGAAGAAGCATGAAGAAAGAGTAGCCAAATTAGTTGAAAGCGgcattgaattcaaatggTAAATCCTTATCGGAACTATAGAATagctatatatatatatatatagact
Above is a genomic segment from Naumovozyma dairenensis CBS 421 chromosome 6, complete genome containing:
- the NOP15 gene encoding rRNA-binding ribosome biosynthesis protein NOP15 (similar to Saccharomyces cerevisiae NOP15 (YNL110C); ancestral locus Anc_2.167): MVKSVIKKGKSIKDTSSPKEENIQEQQQEENIHVVSSSDEREDEEANKDIDDEIDGLSDAQSDSETTKHKIKKLDPKKKEQDNNSNKKKNALADYSSIIYVSRLPHGFHEKELSKYFSQFGNLKEVRLARNKKTGNSRHYGFIEFTSKDDAKVAEDTMNNYLLMGHLLQVRLLPKGTKIEKLYQYKKRAFNDMKVKKSSEQLKEKAKKKHEERVAKLVESGIEFKW